In Arthrobacter sp. UKPF54-2, the following are encoded in one genomic region:
- a CDS encoding DUF6457 domain-containing protein — protein sequence MTLPRDEDSSLRHWSARLIQALQILDLEVDHEKIVQVADESRKAVGPHADAISAFIVGYAAGTASTNGRKSTQEAVHAASNKVIELCEHGESGGPDEKGWAKRAQ from the coding sequence ATGACTTTGCCCCGAGATGAAGACAGCTCGCTGCGGCACTGGAGCGCCCGCCTGATCCAGGCCCTGCAGATCCTGGACCTGGAAGTCGACCACGAGAAGATCGTTCAGGTCGCGGACGAGTCACGGAAGGCCGTGGGGCCGCACGCGGATGCCATCAGCGCGTTCATCGTGGGGTATGCCGCGGGCACGGCGTCCACCAACGGGCGCAAGAGCACCCAGGAAGCCGTGCACGCCGCCTCCAACAAGGTCATCGAGCTGTGCGAACACGGGGAATCCGGCGGGCCCGACGAGAAGGGCTGGGCCAAGCGCGCCCAGTAG
- a CDS encoding LysR family transcriptional regulator: MTLSQLRTFALVARLGSLHAAAAALGVSEPAVSAALAALRQDLGDPLFVRAAGGISLTPGGRALADYAQDIVGLADQARWEVANAKNDAGRLKIAATAPFAEHAAGRLLDLFTKRVPGASVDVVAVAAEDLAALLLERAYDIALGARPLAPAGTPAADPGLESVPFLRYQRVFVAAASDPLGRVRGPLGVERLLGRPWFAGPAGILASSEEGRWLAGLGVVPEIIRLSSETDALAAVRAGEGTMLAVGHIVQAEVRSGALLRLPVAGTPVPGLWWASTLDQHRTTTMAKALQRFVRTADATAAMVARGGSRGLERRGSKFHVALWS, from the coding sequence ATGACGTTGAGCCAGCTGCGGACGTTCGCGCTGGTGGCGCGGCTGGGCTCCCTGCACGCCGCGGCCGCGGCCCTGGGCGTCAGTGAACCCGCGGTTTCCGCGGCCCTGGCGGCGCTCCGGCAGGATCTCGGCGATCCCTTGTTTGTGCGGGCCGCGGGCGGGATCTCGCTGACCCCGGGCGGAAGGGCGCTGGCGGACTACGCGCAGGACATCGTCGGGCTCGCGGACCAGGCCCGCTGGGAGGTCGCCAACGCCAAGAACGACGCCGGGCGGCTGAAAATCGCCGCCACCGCACCGTTCGCCGAGCATGCGGCGGGCCGGCTGCTGGACCTGTTCACCAAACGCGTCCCCGGCGCTTCCGTGGACGTGGTCGCCGTGGCTGCGGAGGACCTCGCCGCTCTGCTGCTGGAACGTGCCTATGACATCGCCCTCGGTGCCCGGCCGCTGGCCCCCGCCGGCACCCCGGCCGCGGACCCGGGCCTCGAGTCCGTCCCGTTCCTGCGCTACCAGCGGGTCTTCGTCGCGGCCGCCTCCGACCCGCTGGGCCGGGTGCGCGGCCCGCTGGGTGTGGAGCGGCTGCTCGGCAGGCCGTGGTTCGCCGGCCCCGCGGGCATCCTGGCCAGTTCGGAGGAGGGGCGGTGGCTCGCCGGCCTCGGCGTCGTGCCGGAGATCATCAGGCTCAGCAGCGAGACCGATGCGCTGGCCGCCGTGCGGGCAGGGGAGGGGACCATGCTCGCCGTCGGGCACATCGTCCAGGCCGAGGTGCGCAGCGGTGCCTTGCTCCGCCTGCCCGTCGCCGGCACCCCCGTGCCGGGCCTCTGGTGGGCCAGCACGCTGGACCAGCACCGCACCACCACTATGGCGAAAGCCCTGCAGCGCTTCGTCCGCACCGCCGACGCGACGGCGGCCATGGTCGCCCGCGGCGGTTCGCGCGGGCTGGAGCGGCGCGGTTCGAAGTTCCACGTCGCGCTGTGGAGCTAA
- a CDS encoding xanthine dehydrogenase family protein subunit M, giving the protein MQIPAPFDYVRATTVENALELLARHGPESRIIAGGHSLLPMMKLRLARPEWLIDINDLFELDFVLQGGGELRVGALTRHSTLLESEEIARLFPIVRDAESVIADPVVRNRGTIGGSLCQADPAEDLSTVCDVLDAVAVVRGPGGERILSMRDFHRGPYQTAVGADELLSEVRFPVRPRSSSAYEKVERRVGDWAVGAAGAAVTLAEDGSIAEAAVGLTALGLDHTVADAAELLRGKHPSEELYAEAGALAAEACDPVADQRGPVDYKRHLADELTRRVLRRACARAAGTAAQTQEG; this is encoded by the coding sequence ATGCAGATTCCGGCTCCATTCGACTATGTTCGCGCCACCACCGTGGAGAACGCGCTCGAACTCCTAGCACGCCACGGCCCCGAGTCGCGGATCATCGCCGGCGGCCACAGCCTGCTTCCGATGATGAAGCTCCGGCTCGCCCGCCCGGAGTGGCTGATCGACATCAACGACCTCTTTGAACTCGACTTCGTTCTGCAGGGCGGCGGGGAGCTGCGCGTCGGCGCCCTCACCCGGCACAGCACGCTGCTGGAGTCGGAGGAAATCGCCCGGCTGTTCCCGATTGTCCGGGACGCCGAGTCCGTGATCGCCGACCCGGTGGTTCGCAACCGCGGCACGATCGGCGGCTCGCTCTGCCAGGCCGACCCGGCCGAGGACCTGTCCACGGTCTGCGACGTCCTCGACGCCGTGGCGGTGGTCCGCGGCCCCGGTGGCGAGCGCATCCTGTCGATGCGGGACTTCCACCGCGGCCCGTACCAGACCGCCGTTGGGGCGGACGAGCTGCTGTCCGAAGTCCGGTTCCCGGTCCGGCCCCGTTCCTCCAGTGCCTACGAGAAGGTGGAGCGGCGGGTGGGCGACTGGGCGGTCGGCGCGGCCGGCGCGGCCGTGACCCTCGCGGAGGACGGCAGCATCGCCGAGGCCGCCGTCGGGCTGACGGCGCTGGGCCTGGACCACACCGTCGCGGACGCCGCCGAACTGCTGCGCGGCAAACACCCGTCCGAGGAGCTGTACGCCGAGGCCGGCGCTCTGGCGGCCGAAGCCTGCGACCCGGTGGCGGACCAGCGCGGGCCGGTCGACTACAAGCGGCACCTGGCCGACGAACTCACCCGGCGGGTCCTGCGG